The following is a genomic window from Ictalurus furcatus strain D&B chromosome 14, Billie_1.0, whole genome shotgun sequence.
AACAGGTGATTCCCCACATGTCAACAATGATTGTGTTTAGAACTGTGCAGATTAAAAGCAACTATCTAGAtaacaagtttaaattctaaccAACTGTTGTAAGAACAAGCTACCACTCCACCATTCAATGGCCCCCACACATATGATATAGTAGTCgactcttcttctttctgtttacagaCGTGACATAACTACGCAAAGGCGTGATGACGTCAAAGATCACGCAAAAGACGTCAAACTGACGTTTCCCACGAAATCTGCCCCGACAGcccaaattataaatcattattataagcttaccaTTGCAACTCAGGGTAAGGTAAGGAATCAGTTTTgaacactgtttttttgtttgtttgtttgtttgtttttgtttttttggtataCTTGCccaataattgatttttgttcatttttaataataaaaaaaaaagttacatactgcagctttaatgtaGTGAAATTGGCTTTCAGTGAGTTGGTGCACTTACGAAAATCAATAATTTTAATTATCTGCCCTCAAATAATTCAGCAGATCAATATGAAGTAATGAACACAAacatggatatatatatatatatatatatacatatacagagagagagagagagagagagagagagagatacagtatatgtaaGGATCCTAGCAGACATAAAGCTGAGGAGAAAAGGAGAGCATGAAGGTATTTTGTGACTTGGCTGTAATTAGATAGAGACAATTCTCTGAGCTGTGTGAGGTCACAGGAAACCTTTTGGCACTGTCCTGTAAATGTATTTCAACAGGTAATGCTATTCCAGGAACATTTTTTTGCCAGGACTGTGACGGGTCGTTGATTATGTACTGAATGTTTTGTCCTTTTATTGGACATCAGAAAGAATAAAGCACAGGATCAGCACGAATTAATGCAGTCAGCACAGAAAACCAATGGCATAGCCAACAGGTTgaaacaaatcaaatgaaagAAGTCACTAACTTAAGTTCGAAAATTGGCTGAACATCCGGTTTACAACAAATCAGTAGAATCTGGATAGATTACTTAGCCAACATTTTGTTTTACACTGCCTTTAGTTTAGTTCACTTTTTAGTTGTATACTCAGAATCTATTTTGACTGTCAGTACAGGAGTGATGCGTTATTTGGTGGAATAAGTTTCCTGTTTTCACGTTTGACTAAGCAGAGTGTGCATGTGCCCTTGTTCCAAACTAGGATTCAGAGCAGAGCAAATACTCACACAAGTGAAATGCAGCACTTTACTTTGAAAGAGTTGTTCTCCAGGGGTACATGGATCTTAGCCCAGGCATCTatggtttcttttgtttttttttttttgtttttttttaaattacaataaTCAAAATCAGAACCCATTATTATCAACGTTATTATCAAAGCTATTATATTTACTACTgtgttcttatagttattagtcTATACTTATTGGACTTATTAGTTGATTTGAGTGCTCACTTGAATTGAacgggtttaatccaaacctcattAACTCAAATTCGTGTAGCctttaaataatgtcaacttggaccTAACGTGTTTGGTCAATGGAAAGTTCAGGAGCAAAAAGTTCACCCGCTGCAAAAGaaaatagccaaaatattaaTGTTAGCAATTATGTTCAGAGGGAAaatttgattatgattatgtttAGAAGGAATCTATgaaatgtactattttacattgtaAGGGTCATTGATTGCAAAATGCTTTAAAGCATGACTTATTATATgtaatgacaaaataaatatcCCATATAGAACAAATGACATATACAGCAGTAGTGTGTGCATATTATAAGGCAAGGAAGGGGGGTACAAAACATTCAGACAGGGATCATAAACCCATGTCTTGACCATGTGTGACATTTGTCGCACTATCAATAGGAAGCAGCTTGCAAATGCAGGGCTGAATGGCTTTGACGGCACGCGTCAGCCAAACTGGCATCGCTCTCATACTGTCGCAGTAGGACAGACCCTCATCACAACGGCACTAATTACATCTGTTTCCTATTTCCTCTGTTCAGTCACAGTTTGAGTGCGCCTGTGCCATCATGCCTGTGGAGGTTGAATGTCATCAATAATCTGTTCTCCTTTCCACCAGAACCATgaacagcagtgccacaagctGCCCGTGCGCCCGTGGGTCTCAGACATGGTACTTACTTATCTGAAAATAAACGATAAAATACCTATCGTAAATGATGACTGTTATTGCTTCTTTCTATTGCTTGGTTTGTGACAGACATTTGGCACCCTCTACAGGACAATGCAGCATGATATGAAACCATGCACTTTCTGTATCCAGGGAATACTTGACATGAGGCGGGAATGCACCCTGGATCGGACACCACGGTTGCTTCTCGATACTCAGACTGATGCTTCCTCGTTTCCTCGTTCCTCCGTCCTCCAGCCCGTGACCCGGAAATCGATCAATGAcaaccatcttgaaggacatatcaattCTCTAATTGCACCACAAGGAGGCGAGGACAGAGGAGTGAGGAAACTTTCAGAGGAGCTAGGACCAAGGATGCATAGGTGTATCCGATGCGGAAGTGTTTCTTGTCAAAAAATCTGGCGCATGTATAAAatcccctcctcctttacatctgccacaatttcaaacaaaaatgatgtgatggaattttgtatgaaatataattaaataataatatgcttacaattagcattgtaattaattgatccttACATGTTTGGATaggcaaagctgcacaaaagatgcagtaaattatgtattgttcattaatCCATTGTTGAGTAACCCTgacatttcacatactatcaGTGCCTTTTACTTTATTAAGAATGTCGTTATTAACCAAGCTCCAACAACGTGATGTCAGATCAATAAATAAGCATAATGGCAGATCCCTGAAGCGCAGTGAGGTTGTCCAGCTGAGCAGTCGTCATTAATTGACGTCGCTTTGAAGTGACGCTTGAGACAGCGAGGATATTCCATTCGACTTGCTTCGATTCTTCTCTCCTCACATCTCACCCTTGCATCCTTCCCTCACATCCTAAGGGGGTGGAGTTAAGACGCAAGGAAAGGAAGCAAAGAAAGGATacgaggatgcacaaataagaaatgagacgCACCCAAGTCCTTCAGAGGGCTAGAGACATGATTTTCTCACTGAAGGTAATTTTACATGTGTTTCTCCGACACTAAGGAATAATGCAAAAATGTCTTAAAAAGTATAGTTTTTTAAATGGTTCTATTATATACAGGGGTGGAAAATGTACTTAAGTAAACGTATGGGCACTGTGTCAAAATTGTACTCAATTAAAAGTAGACACAAATCTGCTTGAGTGaaagttacatttaaacattcaAGTGTTAAAGtactattttaaaagaaaaaaatttgaatacattttttttaaatcaaatatttattaaatattctgCTAACCTAGACAAACCAGGAATTTGGTTTGCTGCTTAGctcatcatggatggcagctGAAACTTAATCCCAACATAACTGAATTGCTGTTTATCCCAGGAGTCACCCCCCTGTCAAGATTTTGTGATCTCCCTGGAACACTCTCAGATATCATCACCGGTCACTGCATGCAAtcttggggtaaccatggactATCAACTGTCCTTCTCCTCTCATATTGCTGATCTGACAAGATAATGCCggtttctcctttacaacatcagaaggattcgtcCCTGTCTATCCACAAAGGCCTCTCAGGTGCCTTTTGAGAAAGGTGCTCCTTGTCGTTCTGAGACTGGTCTACTGCAACTCGATCCTGCCAGGTCTGCCTCTGCAAGCTATTCAAACTCTGCACCTGATCCAAAAAGCAGCTGCACGGCTTGTTTTCAAGCTTcccaagttctcccacaccaccccattgttaTGCTTCCTGTAGCGATGCTTGCCTACCTAAGTAGAAATGGATCAGCATCCATCTACCTTTtgtggtaaatggcacacttatatagcactttacactgtatctcattcacccattcacacacgcaccaatggtagcaaagctgccatgcaaggcgctaacttgccatcaggagcaacttagggttcagtgtcttgctgaACCCTAAGTTggacacttcgacatgtggagtcatgtgggccaggaatcgaaccgccaacccttcgattagtggacaacccactctaccacctgagccacagccaccccaaagttaatttaaaaaattagttGTCTTATGTGTTTTTCATACCACTCTATACTACCTTCCCAACAGGGTTTTTATACTGATAGTACTCTTAGTcagtgacctagtgaaccagcatgaggatgtatttattgaagcaagCTAATTATGTTTCAAAACAATACTGTCCCAAATCAAGAAACTGTTATTTACACTTGACAACAATATCTATCTAATAATATTTGATctgatttatttcagttttctatgtgtgtgtggtggggggggggtgttcattCCAGAAGGATCAGGAAATTTTGCTGGACATGCTATGAGAATAAAGCTCTGAGTGCACTCAGAGTGCGTATGGGATCcggggttgcggggaacctgcagcctatcccaggggcatggggcacaaggcaggggacaccctggacagggtgccaatcgcATCTAGGATCCTTTATGTATGATTTTCCAGGAAGATTTTCTCTTAATGATGATGTATAATGATTGTTTAAggatgaccaaaaaaaaaaaaaaaaacatgtaatgaACCAACAAGTtaatatttgtaaaattatctaaatgtttttttattattttttaaaattattattattatttttttattttttttgacagGGCAGCAGAGATATGTAGCTTCATGTGGAGAGGTATTCAAcgatatatatatttgaaaggTGACGTGTTAGTATGATACTTCCGGTTTTGGCGTTCATTGTTGCTTGCTTCACACTTTATCCGCGCAGAGAGCCGGTTTGCGGTGGGGTGTGTCTTAAATCGCATTACTATCGCACTTAATAGTGTGCTAAAATCAAAGCCACTAGAGCAACTGATTGTGGCGTGTTGTTTTTGGGGCACATTGTTTATTCCTTAAGTAATCAGTTCAGGAGACAGAACTGAGCAGTTTCTCTCTTCTCAATAAGTGCACTACCTCTGAAATGAAACATGGACTATACTCCCTATGTAGTTGACTACATTTCTGAGAGGAAGTGGTTTGGGATATAGCCTGGTCTTTACACCGGAAGACTTACTCCAAAGGAGCAGCCATGGCTGATGTCCACGTCCGAATATGTGAACAGGAGATTATTAAGTATGATCTGGAAATTAAAGCTCTGATACAGGTACGGCTGTGGGACAGGTTCTCTGGGTCTGTGTGCATTTATGTGAAGTGACACTGAAATCTGCATGGAAATGTCTGTCTTTggtgtatttacacacacacacacacacacacacacatacatacatacatacatacatacatacatacatatctgAGCCGGTCTGCAGTGATGCAACTGCTTAATGAGCATTATTCAGATCTCTTCATTTCTTTATGTTTGTGCATGCAATtcattatatgattattattataattcatgGTATTGTCGGAATGAGTGATGGAAAACATCTTTGATAACATAACAACAAGAAGAATATAATcagaaatgtatgaaaaatagaGTTAcaacaattaaatgtaatagTTTAATATGTGTGCTTACACAGAGGAATgggtatatataataataataataataataataataataataataataatagtagtagtagtagtagtagtagtagtaataattacATCATAATAATCACAAAGGTACATcaattgaatgaaaaaaaacagacaactAGTTACACAAAGAggagtattaataataataataataataataatttaaaacattgtGTCCtccaattaaattttaaataagaaaataataaatctgtaaatGCAATGAGTgtataaaaccattaaaaatgttttttttttgtttgtttgtttgcttgttttttttaatcccagtGAAAAGTCTTTAAATGtatctgatttttttatttatacgtATATTAATGGTATGTTTTCTGAATTGTTTTAGGATATCAGTGAATGCACCGGGCCACAGACTAAATTAACAGAGTTCAACAGTACAGTGAAGGAGAAATTCGTCCGTCTTCGCCAGCGGATCCAGGTGACGCAGTAAGATGTTGCTTTATGGAGAACAggagtgtgtttttgtgttcctATATTAACGTTCACAACTCACATGACAGGATCTGGAGCAAATGGGGAAGGAGCAGGACAAAGAGTCTGACAAGCAGGCTTTACTCAGACAGGTGGAGGGACATCGGAAACAGATGCTCAGGTCGGGAGTATGAACTGGATAACGCgtgccttatttttttttacgtgtgtGCGCTGAGGCGAAGGTGTTTTCTTGCCTGTCCTGAATATTCAATGGTTCACGTCGTACTTTAACGGTCATATGTACTGTGTATGGCTGTAATGTTCAGTGAAACGTTCAggggtgtgaatactttctcTCTGTAATAGAGATCTGTCGCTCTTGCAGTAACCAGGCGGCCTGGAGGAAAGCCAATCTGGCCAGTAATCTAGCGATTGATAAACTGGAGAAAGAAGATTTGATGAGTGTGGGCGACACTGCTGCGAGACAGAGGTGATTATGTTTAAGAGATATATCAAAAACACTGACTTTTTATAGGATGTTActatgtttttttcctttttttttggttcaaaaTAGTTCATGTTCAGGATATgatttgtggtgtgtgtgtgtgtgtgtgtatgtatgtgttgtCAGTGTTCATTGgatacagaaaaatataatttGGGTTCTAGGTTTCTGTTAACTCCACTGTTATTATAGGttattttttgtatgtgtgtttttatctatctatccgtctatctatctatttatattttggtagttcattttatttttttatagatgtcaagttaaaaatgtaaaataataataataataaatgaagcctgctttttatttatttatttactaactAACTTACTTCGTATGCTATTGTATTTTGGTTTATAGCCCTAGTTTTCAATgactgtcagtggttttaataaatGTGATGCAGGTCCGGACTGACTTTACTCAGGGTTATGGGAAAAACACAAGGGTCGTTTGAATGCCCTCATAAAGcttttaaatatctttatatGTTCACATTTGTAACTACATCTAGTCTGGCAAGTTTGTTctcacaaatgtaaatgtaatactgTCAGTAGTCAGTAGAGGGCGATCATTACTAATTCACAGTGGCACTGTTCATGTTTTAATGATTCTGTTGACTTATCATTGTTGAATGCATTATTTCAAACCTAGCTTTTCCTAGCTGCTTAAGAAAACTGAAATCAAACTAAATTTCCTTTTCACACATCCTTCACCTTATTACAGCCATTTTCACTGGACATTTTATCAGATAATCATACAATATAGGTGTAGAGTGAGTGTAGCCAATTAAATGGCAGCTCAGAGTATTTCAGTTTAATTGATAGCATTTGCTCTCCTAAAACACTGCtaataaaactaaactaaacaggCCgtgttgtatttacatttaggtTCATTTGTTTTGGAGACACTTTTATTTGAAGCAGCGTACAAGTACAACATAACTGTAATACTTAAGAAACAATATTTACTATTTAAGATCCAGTCAAAACCTGATAATAGTGATGTTGATAACTTCAGAACCTCACAACACCAGCTACGACTCAGTGGAGaatgggttatttatttatttacttacttacttacttacttacttacttacttacttacattttagccaatttcttttgttcttctgATCAGAAAGGTGACGAAGGAGAGCATGGTTCAGACCTCTAGCAACATCACCGAGAGTCTGATGAGCATCAGCAGAATGATGTCACAGCAGGTGAAGCAGAGCGAGGAGACCATAAGCACTTTGGGTAAGGACTCTTTTCATCTATCCAATCCCTTGGGTCCCAGCCAAGCTTTTTTTGTACTCaaagatctaaaagatgcaaaCGACCCTGGTTCATGCTTTCTTGACTTCACTATTAGACTGAGTGGATTGTGCTCTTTATTAAGATCTGCACTAAGACTCCCACAAGTTACCCTTATTTCAGGaactaatgatgatgatgatgatgatgataataataataattttctctcTACAGCCACATCATCAAGGACAGTTCAAGAAACCAATGAAGAGTTTAAGGCTATGACGGGGACCATCCAGCTGGGACGAAAACTCATCACAAAATATAACCGACGTGAATTGACAGACAAACTGCTCATCTTCCTGGCCTTGGCACTCTTTCTGGCCACTGTTCTGTATATTCTGAAGAAAAGACTCTTCCCGTTCCTTTGATCTGGAGCATTTGGTGCAATCTGACAAGGGTCTGGAATCAAATTTCCATGTGACAGTTTTCCGATTACAGAGATACGCTAATGTTGGACTAAATTGTTCTGTTAGTGGAGATATGCAATTCTATTAcaataaattatatacagttgtgctcatgaATCGACATAAccctaaaaaaaacaagagggataattaaaattgcattttgttttttattaagtaCTGCCCtcaataagctatttcacataacaggtGTTTATATGTAGTCCATAAGACACAATAAtcactgaatttacacaaatgaaggcaaaacgatacattaagagccacagggatgtaaacttttgaacaagatgattggtgtaaattgttattatcttgtcttctgggaaacatgtaaatatcttatgtagcttctgaaagggcattagtaaattaaaaaaataagatcttaaaccaaaaataataacaatttacaccaaaaGTTTAACACCCCCcgaccaccaccaccaccaccattgtatcgtgttgccttctcgagcatcactgaatgtttgcacctgttgtaatagtcgtgtacgagtccctcagttgtccatAGTGTggaaagatggatctcaacatcgtATAGAGACTGTTGGAatggggtcaaatatgcagaagatgctggaaaattaaagaatgtgcaggacctggaggatttttctgaagaacagtgggcaggacaaacaagggactcatgaagaactctcacaaaacataaacacagtcgttgatcatccaggtaacgacacacagtattaataatcaagtgtATGTAATTTTTGAACTGgttaaatagcttattcagggcagcactaaattaagaacaaaatgcatttttaattatccctcttttaaaattattaacatttcatagattctgcaaggggtgtgttaatttatgagcacaactgtgaTTTTCCAACACTTGCCTAAATCTGTATCAGGGAATGAATCAGTGTGGTTTTCAGGAAGAAaatgcacttttaacttttataAAGTGTGAAGTCGAAAGGAGCTGAGGACTGACTTGTGCTGGTAATGCTGATGTAATGTACCTGAAGTCTGCTATCATCCTATCAACTGTGGCCTaatatgaattttttattttattttatttcattcctgAAGTAATGACTAATAATTGTCACATGTCTCTATGTATTGctgtataatgcattattaattattgCACATTCAATACAAAGTCTTACTAACCGTCAGCCAGTGCTGAACGGTTACTTTACATTAAAATCACACTTTATTGTATATTGGTGCCGTTGTCTCAGAAGAATGTTGTTTTAATATGAGGAATTGATTTTAGTTCACCTTCACCTCCAATTTCAGTTTT
Proteins encoded in this region:
- the bnip1a gene encoding vesicle transport protein SEC20; the encoded protein is MADVHVRICEQEIIKYDLEIKALIQDISECTGPQTKLTEFNSTVKEKFVRLRQRIQDLEQMGKEQDKESDKQALLRQVEGHRKQMLSNQAAWRKANLASNLAIDKLEKEDLMSVGDTAARQRKVTKESMVQTSSNITESLMSISRMMSQQVKQSEETISTLATSSRTVQETNEEFKAMTGTIQLGRKLITKYNRRELTDKLLIFLALALFLATVLYILKKRLFPFL